A window of the Phragmites australis chromosome 20, lpPhrAust1.1, whole genome shotgun sequence genome harbors these coding sequences:
- the LOC133901156 gene encoding vacuolar iron transporter 2-like, whose amino-acid sequence MVLDGGKKFVQDEEKQRLLLEEHTEKHFTASEVVRDIIIGVSDGLTVPFALAAGLSGANASSALVLTAGLAEVAAGAISMGLGGYLAAKSEVDHYNRELQREQDEIDNVPDVEAAEIADILSQYGLGPEEYGPVVTSLRNNPKAWLEFMMKFELGLEKPEPRRALTSAATIALSYVAGGLVPLLPYVFVPAAGRAMGVSVAVTLAALLFFGFVKGRFTGDRPFLSAVQTTVIGALASAAAYGMARAVQSI is encoded by the exons ATGGTGCTTGACGGCGGCAAGAAGTTCGTGCAGGACGAAGAAAAGCAGAGGCTGCTACTGGAGGAGCACACAGAGAAGCACTTCACGGCCAGCGAGGTGGTCCGGGACATCATCATCGGCGTCTCCGACGGCCTCACTGTGCCCTTCGCGCTCGCCGCGGGCCTGTCCGGCGCTAACGCGTCCTCGGCGCTCGTGCTCACCGCCGGGCTCGCGGAggtcgccgccggcgccatCTCCATGGGGCTCGGAGG GTACCTGGCGGCGAAGAGCGAGGTAGACCACTACAACCGCGAGCTGCAGCGCGAGCAGGACGAGATCGACAACGTCCCCGACGTCG AGGCCGCCGAGATCGCGGACATCCTGTCGCAGTACGGGCTGGGCCCCGAGGAGTACGGCCCCGTCGTCACCTCCCTCCGCAACAACCCCAAGGCCTGGCTCGAGTTCATGATGAAGTTCGAGCTGGGGCTGGAGAAGCCGGAGCCTCGCCGCGCGCTGACGAGCGCGGCGACTATCGCACTGTCCTACGTCGCCGGCGGGCTGGTGCCGCTGCTCCCCTACGTGTTCGTGCCCGCGGCCGGGCGCGCCATGGGCGTGTCAGTGGCCGTCACGCTCGCCGCGCTGCTCTTCTTCGGCTTCGTCAAGGGCCGGTTCACCGGCGACCGGCCCTTCCTCAGCGCCGTGCAGACCACCGTCATCGGCGCGCTCGCGTCCGCCGCCGCCTACGGCATGGCCAGGGCTGTCCAGTCCATATGA